The nucleotide window TGATTCGTCTGCGCGCAAGATGAAAGGTCTGCATCGTGACCATGGCCAAAAGAGACGGAGTCGCCCCGAAGGATGAATTGGTCGTCGTGACCTGATCAAGCTGGCCGAATCAAGACGGCCGGTGCTCCTGGGTTGTGTACGGTTAGATCGCGGTGAGGAGATAAGCCTTCGTGAAACTGATAGGCACGAAACGGGTACGAGCCAGCCATGCTGTCGTACACCGGTGGGCCGCGATCATGAGTTGCAGGTTGCAACGGCGGATCGTTCTTGGCAGGGCTACGATGCAAGGTGGCACCCCGTGATAGGTGTCTCCATGGCGTTCATAACCATGATCCAGAGAGATGAAGATGAGGTAGGAACAGATGACGACAACCTATGACCCGAGTGAGCCAAAGTACTATGACGAAGGGGATCTACGTGAGGAACTCGGCCGGGTTTTTGAACTCTGCCATGGGTGTCGCATGTGTTTCAACTACTGTGACTCATTTCCAATGTTATTTAACTTCGTTGATTCCAAGGATCAACAGCATGCTGATTTGACCCCGACCGAACAGGATGCCGTGGTGGATGCCTGCTTTGGTTGCAAGATCTGCTACGTCAAGTGCCCCTATATCCCGCCGCACGAATGGGCGCTTGATTTTCCGCGACTGATGTTGCGCGCACAGGCGGTCCGTACCGCCAATCATCAGCGAGATCTTCGGAGTCGTGTCACCGATCAGGTGCTGGCGCGCACGGACACCGTCGGTGCCCTGAATCAGGCGTTGTCAGGGGTAGTGAATCCGATCGTCTCGCGCCCGAACACAGGTATTCGCAGAGTCATGGAGCAAGTCGCTGGCGTGTCGAGCCAACGCCTGCTCCCCTCCTATGGCAAGGTTCGTTTCTCCCGTTGGTTCAAGGATCGGCTGCCTCGATTCATCAGTGCGCCACGGGCAACGGTGGCTATTTTTCCGACCTGTTTCATCGAATATATGGCCCCCCAGATCGGTGCTGATGTGACCACCGTCTACGAGAGTCAGGACATCGCCTGCTCGCTACCTGAAGGTGTCAAGTGTTGTGGGGCCCCCTGGTTGCACCAGGGTAATGTCGATGAGTTCACTCGACAGGCGCGAGCGAATGTCGAACGACTCGATGAGGTCGTGCGACAAGGCAAAGACATCATCGTCTCGCAGCCAACGTGCGCCTATGTGGTCAAGCGAGACTACCCCATCTACGTACCGGGTGAGCAGGCGGAGCGAGTTTCGCAGCACACCTTTGATCCGAGCGAGTATTTGGTGAATCTTATGCGTAAAGATCGCTCGATGACGTTGGGCAACGTTGAACTTGACGAGGAGGTAGTGTTTCACGCAGCCTGCCACACGCAAGCCCAAAACGTAGGGCTCAAAGGGCGCGACCTGCTGAAAAAGCTTGGAGTTAAAGTCCGGGTTGTTGCAAAGTGCTCCGGCATCGATGGAACCTGGGGCTACCGGAGCGAGAACGCCACCTCCTCGCTACGGATGTCCGCATCCTTGGCCGACCAGATCGCCAAAACGAAGGCGACCACGATCGTCGGAGATTGCCACTTGGCCAACACCGCCATCGATGAGGCGCTGGGCGTCAGGGTCGAACACCCGATTTCGCTGGTAAGAAAGTTAATGGGTCTTGAAACCCAACCTCCCTTGAAAGGAAATTGATGATGCGAACGCTCACCGTGAACGACATTTTGGATCTACGCGCCTATGAGAAGGTTCGTGCCGAGATGCGCCAAGAGGTGATTGACCTCAAGCGAGTACGCCGCGTGTC belongs to Ferrimicrobium sp. and includes:
- a CDS encoding heterodisulfide reductase-related iron-sulfur binding cluster gives rise to the protein MTTTYDPSEPKYYDEGDLREELGRVFELCHGCRMCFNYCDSFPMLFNFVDSKDQQHADLTPTEQDAVVDACFGCKICYVKCPYIPPHEWALDFPRLMLRAQAVRTANHQRDLRSRVTDQVLARTDTVGALNQALSGVVNPIVSRPNTGIRRVMEQVAGVSSQRLLPSYGKVRFSRWFKDRLPRFISAPRATVAIFPTCFIEYMAPQIGADVTTVYESQDIACSLPEGVKCCGAPWLHQGNVDEFTRQARANVERLDEVVRQGKDIIVSQPTCAYVVKRDYPIYVPGEQAERVSQHTFDPSEYLVNLMRKDRSMTLGNVELDEEVVFHAACHTQAQNVGLKGRDLLKKLGVKVRVVAKCSGIDGTWGYRSENATSSLRMSASLADQIAKTKATTIVGDCHLANTAIDEALGVRVEHPISLVRKLMGLETQPPLKGN